A segment of the Alkalispirillum mobile genome:
GAACCCATGGCCCTGCTGCTGCAGCGGGTGAACGGGCGCTACCACGACCACGTCTACCTGCCCGATGCCGCCGGGGTCGGGGTCTCGCGCAACACCTTCGTCTGGGATGCGGACATGGACCCGGCCGCGGGCATGCTGCGCCTGGTCATGGGTCTGGGCACCCGGGCCGTCGATCGCATCGAGGGCGACCATGCCTGCGTCGTCGCCCTGGACCAGCCGCACAAGCGACCCTACCGCAACCGCGACGACGTCTACCGCTTCTCCCAGCACCTGGTGGACGTGCTCAACATCAATGACAACGAGCACCAGTCGCTTCCGCTGCGGGACCTGGCGGAACAGGTCCACGACCTGCCGCTGCCCCGGCTGGGGGAGCAGGACCGGGAGGCCACCCGGCGCGCCCGCAGCCTGGGCCACGCCAGCCCGGTTTGGCGGCTGACCTTCGACCCGCTGCTGCGCGACCCGGCTTTCGTGCCGCTGGCCCAGAGCATGCTCCAGACCCTGGAGGCAGCCTACGACCACCCGGTGGACGTGGAATTCACCGTGCACCTGGAGGATCAGGGCTCCCCCAGTTTCAACATTGTGCAGTGCCGGCCGCTGGCCACCCTGGGCGCCCATCAGAACCAGGTCCACCTGCCCGATAACGTCTCACCGGAGCGGCTGTTCTTCGCCACCCGCGGGCACTTCATGGGCGGCAACATCGACCTGCCCATCGCCCGGATCATCCACGTGGACGGGCCTGCCTACTCGGCCCTGAGCATCAGCCAGAAGTACGCGGTGGCCCGCCTGGTGGGCAGCCTGAACCGCGCCGTGGCCGACCGGGTCGCCTGCCCGGTTCTGCTCATCGGCCCCGGCCGCTGGGGCACCAGCAGTCCGGAGCTGGGCGTACCGGTACGTTTCGCTGACATCAGCCGGGTGTCGGTGCTGGTGGAGGTGGCGGAGCTAGGCTCCGGCATGGTGCCGGACCTCTCCTTTGGCTCGCACTTCTTCCAGGACCTGGTGGAGTCGGAGATCGCCTACGTGGCCCTGTTCCCCAACGAGCGCGGCAGCCGCTATTGCCCGGACTGGCTGACCCGGTTGCCGGGCCACTGCCGCCTGGCGCTGGACGATGGCGACACGGACCTGGAGCCCCTGGAGGACCCGGCGGTGGCCTCGGTCGTCAGCCACTACCAGGTGCATCAGCAGGGACTGCGGGTCGTGGCTGACGTGGTGCAGCAGCGCCTGCTCTGCTTCCAGCCGGAAGGCGCCCCCTGACCCGACTCTCCATGGCCCAACGCTCCCTGGCCCAGCGTCCCAGGGCGCCGGCCCATGAAAAAACCGCCCGGGGCGGACAACCCACGGGCGGTTTCCAGGGCGGGGCGGTATGGCCACCCCACGAGCAGGGCCGGATCAGATCAGGCCCATGGCCTCCATGGCCTGGCTGACCTTCAGGAAGCCGGCGATGTTGGCACCGGTAACGTAGTTGCCGGGCGCCCCGAACTCGTCGGCGGTCTCGTAGCAGTTGCGGTGGATGTTCTTCATGATCTGGTGCAACCGCTGCTCGGTGTGCTCGAAGGTCCAGGAGTCGCGGCTGGCGTTCTGCTGCATCTCCAGCGCGCTGGTGGCCACGCCCCCGGCGTTGGCCGCCTTGCCCGGGCCGTAGGCGATACCGGACTCCAGGAACAGGCGGATCGCCTCCGGGGTGCTGGGCATGTTGGCGCCCTCGGCCACGGCGATGCAGCCGTTGTCCAACAGCTTCTTCGCATCCTTCCCGTTGAGCTCGTTCTGGGTGGCGCAGGGCAGCGCCGCGTCGCAGGGCACGGCCCAGATATCGCCGTCCTCGATGTACTTGGCGTGCTGCAGTTCGTCGGCGTAGGTGGAAATCCGGCGGCGCTCCACCTCCTTGATGCGCTTGACCCGGTCCAGGTCGATGCCCTTCTCGTCCACCACGATGCCGCTGGAGTCGGAGCAGGCGATGACCTTGCCGCCCAGCTCGTAGATCTTCTCCATGGCGTAGACGGCCACGTTGCCGGAGCCGGAGACCACGCAGGTCTTGCCCTCGAGGCTGTCGTTGCGGTACTTCAGCATCTCCTCGAGGAAGTAAACGGTGCCGAAGCCGGTGGCCTCCTTGCGCGCCCGGCTGCCGCCCCAGCTCAGGCCCTTGCCGGTGAACACGCCGGACTCATAGCGGTTGGTGATGCGCTTGTACTGGCCGAACAGGAAGCCCACCTCGCGCTGGCCCACGCCAATATCGCCGGCGGGCACGTCGGTGTACTCGCCCAGGTGGCGGTAGAGCTCGGTCATCAGGCTCTGGCAGAAGCGCATAATCTCGTCTTCGGACCGGCCCTTGGGATCGAAGTCGCTGCCGCCCTTGCCGCCGCCGATGGGCAGGCCGGTCAGGGCGTTCTTGAAGATCTGCTCAAAGCCCAGGAACTTGATAATGCCCAGGTAGACCGAAGGGTGGAAGCGCATGCCGCCCTTATAGGGGCCCAGCGCG
Coding sequences within it:
- the gdhA gene encoding NADP-specific glutamate dehydrogenase; protein product: MAARLDEKLEPIFQDVLRRNPGESEFHQAVHEVLETLGPVLVKYPELAERKIIQRICEPERQIIFRVPWQDDKGETHINRAFRVEFNSALGPYKGGMRFHPSVYLGIIKFLGFEQIFKNALTGLPIGGGKGGSDFDPKGRSEDEIMRFCQSLMTELYRHLGEYTDVPAGDIGVGQREVGFLFGQYKRITNRYESGVFTGKGLSWGGSRARKEATGFGTVYFLEEMLKYRNDSLEGKTCVVSGSGNVAVYAMEKIYELGGKVIACSDSSGIVVDEKGIDLDRVKRIKEVERRRISTYADELQHAKYIEDGDIWAVPCDAALPCATQNELNGKDAKKLLDNGCIAVAEGANMPSTPEAIRLFLESGIAYGPGKAANAGGVATSALEMQQNASRDSWTFEHTEQRLHQIMKNIHRNCYETADEFGAPGNYVTGANIAGFLKVSQAMEAMGLI